Proteins co-encoded in one Streptomyces sp. JH34 genomic window:
- a CDS encoding metallophosphoesterase — protein sequence MRLLLTSDTHLPRRARRLPPSLLAELGEADVVLHAGDWVDVATLDLFEARARRLVGVFGNNDGPELRSRLAEVARVECAGLRFGVVHETGAAQGREKRCADRFPDLDVLVFGHSHIPWDTTAPGGLRLLNPGSPTDRRRQPYCTYMTAEVSDARLTDVRLHRLPPRT from the coding sequence GTGCGACTGCTGCTGACATCGGACACCCACCTGCCCAGGCGGGCGAGGAGACTGCCCCCGTCCCTCCTCGCGGAGCTGGGCGAGGCCGATGTCGTCCTCCACGCCGGTGACTGGGTGGACGTGGCGACCCTGGACCTGTTCGAGGCCCGGGCGCGGCGCCTCGTAGGTGTGTTCGGCAACAACGACGGTCCCGAACTGCGGTCCAGGCTCGCCGAGGTCGCCCGAGTGGAGTGCGCAGGACTGCGTTTCGGCGTCGTTCACGAGACGGGCGCCGCGCAGGGGCGCGAGAAGCGGTGTGCGGACCGCTTTCCCGATCTCGACGTCCTGGTGTTCGGCCACAGCCACATCCCGTGGGACACCACGGCTCCCGGCGGGCTGAGACTGCTCAATCCGGGCTCGCCCACCGACAGGCGGCGACAGCCGTACTGCACGTACATGACCGCCGAGGTGTCGGACGCCCGGCTCACCGACGTGCGGCTCCACCGTCTGCCGCCTCGTACGTGA
- a CDS encoding GxGYxYP domain-containing protein, with protein MVSRRTLLQAGGAALAAGGLGISLPNQADASEIGAAARLLPSFGRPAHLDVADVSSLHGDDQLLLTTLQGVVNRRAPRLYFNFDAGEVDLRWLPGTGASVTRHGSALDLVARYRGETRGAILHDPAVPDSVNVATTLAGLENAVVATAGQAREHRLRTVADLRGRFDADDVLATYRWQLDHLFPRCTHALLAGLPPTRTVRAEGVRWREIARETRRVRDASNRQVRTFDLSAELSGGDAVYLRFQDSLPDDGWGASVGSVEVTADGGRVIASFTPGTPAEVPYLFDGSGSSVGDNANRFCDGGGSFVYRFAPEAGTRQLSVEVDVWNQFLVSATTTAPTRVEPFPYFRDYAVASRAMVLWLPPSGDTGALLDEVFDRVEPTTPYAGWFSDDVAGEWGGVDRASRHGVEVVPADFYMNGTVHAGVPAKISDKVPPRPKAALRNRVYLTLTVGEGDNIQYCQRRMRDIWDDPKRGLVPVNWTISPLLADIGPALLAYYRTTATDNDLLIAGPSGAGYTYPGSWPESALDAYTALTGRFLRRTGMDLVYAYNPRTPTGDGWIPFDERVARSYRENTPLRGVIQSWETGDLRARPAGLPVIGNFFPQGKAAEYRDGLVRHIEGWDGTAPLFVAGAVNAWSWTPGDIAELCDLLGDPFEVVRGDTFFDLMERAGRSA; from the coding sequence ATGGTGTCCCGGAGAACCCTCTTGCAGGCAGGCGGAGCGGCCCTCGCGGCCGGCGGGCTGGGAATCTCCCTGCCGAACCAGGCCGACGCGTCCGAGATCGGCGCCGCGGCACGTCTCCTGCCGTCGTTCGGCCGTCCCGCCCACCTCGACGTCGCCGACGTCAGCTCACTCCACGGGGATGATCAACTCCTGCTGACGACACTTCAGGGAGTGGTCAACCGGCGCGCTCCACGCCTCTACTTCAACTTCGACGCCGGTGAGGTCGATCTGCGGTGGCTGCCCGGTACCGGCGCCTCGGTGACCCGTCACGGCAGCGCGCTGGATCTCGTCGCCCGCTACCGGGGCGAGACACGCGGCGCGATTCTGCACGATCCCGCCGTCCCGGACTCGGTGAACGTGGCGACGACGCTGGCCGGCCTGGAGAACGCCGTGGTCGCCACCGCCGGACAGGCCCGTGAGCACCGGCTGAGGACCGTCGCCGATCTGCGGGGCCGGTTCGACGCGGACGACGTGCTCGCCACGTACCGCTGGCAGCTGGACCACCTGTTCCCCCGCTGCACCCACGCCCTGCTGGCGGGGCTCCCGCCCACCAGGACCGTGCGGGCGGAAGGGGTGCGGTGGCGTGAGATCGCGCGGGAGACCCGGCGCGTCCGCGACGCCTCGAACCGGCAGGTCCGCACCTTCGACCTGAGCGCCGAACTCTCCGGAGGGGATGCCGTCTACCTGCGGTTCCAGGACTCGCTGCCGGACGACGGCTGGGGCGCTTCGGTCGGTTCGGTCGAGGTGACGGCCGACGGCGGCCGGGTGATCGCCTCCTTCACCCCCGGCACCCCGGCCGAGGTGCCGTACCTCTTCGACGGTTCCGGCTCGTCCGTCGGCGACAACGCCAACCGCTTCTGCGACGGCGGCGGTTCCTTCGTCTACCGCTTCGCGCCGGAGGCCGGCACCCGGCAGCTGTCGGTCGAGGTCGACGTGTGGAACCAGTTCCTCGTCTCCGCCACCACCACCGCGCCCACCAGGGTCGAGCCCTTCCCGTACTTCCGGGACTACGCCGTCGCGAGCCGGGCCATGGTGCTCTGGCTGCCTCCGTCCGGTGACACGGGCGCCCTCCTCGACGAGGTCTTCGACCGCGTCGAACCCACCACCCCCTACGCAGGGTGGTTCTCCGACGACGTGGCGGGAGAGTGGGGTGGCGTCGACCGGGCCTCCCGGCACGGCGTGGAAGTGGTGCCCGCCGACTTCTACATGAACGGCACCGTGCACGCCGGTGTACCGGCGAAGATCTCCGACAAGGTCCCGCCGAGACCGAAAGCCGCACTCCGCAACCGGGTCTACCTCACCCTGACCGTCGGCGAGGGCGACAACATCCAGTACTGCCAGCGCCGCATGCGGGACATCTGGGACGACCCGAAGAGGGGCCTCGTTCCCGTCAACTGGACCATCAGCCCGCTGCTCGCCGACATCGGGCCCGCTCTGCTGGCGTACTACAGGACGACCGCGACCGACAACGACCTGCTCATCGCGGGGCCTTCCGGTGCCGGCTACACCTACCCCGGTTCCTGGCCCGAGAGCGCCCTGGACGCCTACACCGCACTCACCGGACGCTTCCTGCGCCGCACCGGCATGGACCTCGTCTACGCCTACAACCCCCGCACCCCTACGGGCGACGGGTGGATCCCGTTCGACGAGCGCGTCGCCCGCTCGTACCGGGAGAACACCCCGCTGCGCGGCGTCATCCAGTCCTGGGAGACCGGAGACCTGCGGGCGAGACCGGCCGGGCTGCCGGTGATCGGCAACTTCTTCCCGCAGGGGAAGGCCGCGGAGTACAGGGACGGCCTGGTGCGGCACATCGAGGGCTGGGACGGCACCGCTCCCCTCTTCGTCGCCGGCGCAGTCAACGCCTGGAGCTGGACACCCGGTGACATCGCCGAGCTCTGCGACCTGCTCGGCGATCCCTTCGAAGTGGTACGGGGCGACACGTTCTTCGACCTGATGGAGCGGGCGGGCCGAAGCGCCTGA
- a CDS encoding DUF3618 domain-containing protein produces the protein MKEEPRADIGTPVPDASSPEELREQAERTRDRLGRTVEGLATEADVKAQVKEKSAAARNQASEKAAQVADQIRGKAEQAAELMKDRTPDPVLEKTARAAAQVRETASKAGQYAAEKAPDPLREKAGRTASAARANRKPLLAGGALLAVVLLVRRARGRR, from the coding sequence ATGAAGGAAGAACCCCGAGCGGACATAGGTACTCCGGTTCCGGACGCCTCCAGCCCCGAGGAACTGCGCGAGCAGGCCGAGCGCACCCGCGATCGACTCGGGCGGACGGTCGAGGGTCTGGCCACCGAGGCCGACGTCAAGGCGCAGGTGAAGGAGAAGTCGGCCGCCGCCAGGAACCAGGCCTCGGAGAAGGCGGCCCAGGTCGCGGATCAGATACGGGGCAAGGCGGAGCAGGCCGCGGAGCTCATGAAGGACAGGACGCCCGATCCCGTCCTGGAGAAGACGGCCCGGGCCGCCGCGCAGGTACGGGAGACCGCGAGCAAGGCAGGGCAGTACGCGGCGGAGAAGGCTCCGGACCCGCTGCGCGAAAAGGCCGGCCGGACGGCGTCGGCCGCCCGGGCCAACCGCAAGCCGCTCCTCGCGGGCGGTGCGCTGCTCGCCGTCGTGCTGCTCGTGCGCCGCGCCAGGGGGCGCCGATGA